One Oryctolagus cuniculus chromosome 7, mOryCun1.1, whole genome shotgun sequence genomic window, ataaaacacgtatttatgtgtgtgtgtgtgtttctaataACAAAAAGGGACGATTCTTTAGagttaaaaaaagacacatcATCTACAGAAAGAAGAACTTGATGGCTAGCTTCTTAATGACAGTGACAAAATAGAAGGCAAAAATTAATGGAATATGACCTAAAATGTGATGATGAACAGTGTTGGCcaaactatctttttaaaatgaggatgAAATAAAGGTATTTTCAAACAAGCAACAAGAGAGAGTTTACCATTAACACATTATTactaaatgcagaaaaaaaatgaccCCAGCTGGAGTATTTGATTTGACAAAGGGTTTGGTCAAAATGAGAGCAAATATAGAGAAATGTTTGCATAAAAggatgactgatttaattctagAAAGTAATATGGTTTTATGCAAAGTGCAGAAAATGGACATAATAAaacttagtatttttattttttttgagttgGGGGAGCATAGCAAGTCAAAAAGAGAAAGCAACTTCCTTACCCTGATAAAGTACATTGACAAACGTCTACTGAGAACATCCTTTATAAGGGAAAGCTAAAAGAATTATCTTGAAAACCAGAAATACAACAAGGAGGGATGTCCACTTTCCTTTCCCTGAAGGTATTTATCAGTAAAacaacacaagaaaaagaaacaagactaTCATTATTTGTATAGAATATGGCAGtctaaatggaaaatttcaaataatctttagaTAAAATCATCAGAATAACAGCAGATGTGCTGGatgtaaaaatcaataaaatccaaCTGTATTCAATATAGTTTATTCTAACAGAATACTAGATGATGTCTGATACATCTGACCTTaacaaaagtaaaatattctGTCCATCAAAGATGTCATATGGAGAATAcattaataaaacaattttttaaagtcttaaattaaaaaataaaacataaagcaaaTCAAGTCCCAAACTAGGGGAAATTATTTGCAACTCATATATCTGACAAATGATTAGTACATAGAATATTTACAGTGTACCCCATGAATCAATAAGAAAATTACCAAACACCCCCCAATATAGAAAACCAACACTTGTTGTTACCATAGTTACCATAGAACTAAATAGGAGGAACCCATAAACATGTGAAAAGATATTCTCATTAGTATACAGAAATGcaatctaaaaatattgtatcttggagctggcgctatggcgctggaatcccatatgggcgccggttctagtcccggctgcttctcttccaatccagctcttcactgtggcctgggaaagcagtggaagatggccctagtgcctgggcccctgcacctgtgctggagacctggaagaatctcctggctccttacttcggatcggcacagctccggctgctgcagccatttggggagtgaaccagtggatggaagacctctctctctctctttctctctataactctttaaaaaatactgtatctTTTCTCAACCACTAGATCAGCAAAAAATTAGGATACTGGAtgacagcaggggctggtgcagttGTGCCAGAATGAAGACTCTTACGTCCTTCTGGCAGGGTACAGGGTGGTCCTATCCCACTGCTGTATTCCTGGAGGGACTCTGCACATGGGGATGAGCACACAGGGATGAGTATAAATGAATGTATGGTTCGTGATGACAAAAATGATTTGACAAAAGTCTTCCAGTATTAGAATGGATGATGAATATATTTAAGGCATTATTCTCATATGATGGAGCATTATATGAAAGTAAAATGAACTCAGTTAAATATATCAAGATGCACAaatcccagggctggcattgtgccacctgcagcagaggacagcccgaGTGTCTGGGctccggcacccacgtgggaggcctgcaagaaactcctggttcctggtttctgcttggcccagctctggccaatgccaccatttgaggagtgaacttgcagatgaagatctctctctctctgtctctaactctctctgtgtctcttcctctctcttgtaactctgtctttcaaataaataactcttaaaaaaaaagatacacaaatcTCAAAAGCATAGCACTGAATGAAAGTAGCAAGTCACagaatatgatttcatttatataaaactggaaaatggcaaaaaaaatatatatcttgtaTAAGGTTACATATATTTGGTAAAACTAtattgaaaaaatggaattattacAAAATCCAAGATGGGATGTGCCTGTGTGGGGGGGCGGGTAGAGAAGGAATTGGGGAGAACTGGAACTGGCaatgttctgcttcccatcctgagTTCATACATCTCCGTTTTACTGtcattgtttatatatattatatatatatataaatatatatatgtagctgttcttttttgtgtatgtatgACACAGTACCAAGTGCTGAAGATAACAGAGTAGGGAAAAATGATTAAAGAAATCATGACTACCACCCGCAGGGACAATGCAATCAAAATCAAATGCTGTAACATTACACAAACAGGATGAGATTTCCAGTATTTTAAACACACATGGATTCAAAGGGTGCTGTATAGAAGGTGGTATACTCTGGGAAACTGGGCTAGAGAGCTCAGAGAGTGCTCTGGTCATGgtaaaaatgatactgaaaatgCACGAACAGATTCATCAAAGTAATTCTTTTAATGAAATTACAGTGAAAAAAGTACTTTTAAAGGAACACTATTTTATGTGCGATTTTAACCGGGAATGCAAGCCAACATTCATGCCCGCCACATTCATAAAACAGTATGCACATTCAAGTTGGCCAAAAAAGGTCCTTCCGGGCATCGTGCTGGGGCTCTCGGACGACACGTGGCACTTACTTTTAACGCGTGGGTCTGGATGGAAAGGGTTTTTACCTGGAATGAATTTTTGCCATTTCTGATCCACATTGTACTTCACACAGTGATTTCCTGAAGGAAACATAACGGTCTGCTCGTCGAAGAAGAAGATATTGTTGGCTACGTGAGCTCGAAGTCCAAACACATGCAGCGACTGGGCTACCACGGAGGACATGGTCCCGGGTCAGAGCGCTGCGGGGACCGAGCGCACAGGTGAGACGGGGAACGCCCCGCCCCggacccgcccccgcccgccccggacCCTGCTCTCCCCTCGCGCTTCCCCGCCACCCCGCTCCTCTTCCCGTTTCCTTCGCTCCCTCGCGTTTTCCAACTTCTCCCCACGATCCAGGTACCCCCTCCCACCTGGCGCTTCTCTCTGGGTCACCAGACCACGTGCCTCTCCAGAAGTCTTACCCCCGACTGATCGCACGCAACTCAGGCCCTTCCGAACGCGGAGCCGTTCCTATAGCAACGACGTACCGGAAGTATGAGCCAGCGACCGGAACAGGAAGTGccgatcaaagaaaaaaaaaaaaaaaaaaaaaaaaaaaaaaaaaaaaaaagcccgagCCGAGAGTTCGAGAGTTGTGGGCGCTCCGGCCCTTCGAGCCCACGTGGAGCTGCGGTGTGAGAGGAGCGGGTGACGCCCTCAGCGGCAGCGGCAGGGACGCGCGTGGCCCTCGGCCAGCCGCGGGGGCCTCGAACATCCCGCTTCTTCGGCCCGCCTTAGGCGTGCGTGCTGCGGGATGGACACCCCCCCGCTCTCGGGGTCGGACTCGGATTCTGACGAGTCCCTGGTCACGGACCGGGAGGTAAGTGTCGGCCGAGCTCGCGGGGCTGGGAGCCGGAGCCGGCGCCTTGCCCGGCTGGTGCTGACCGCGGCTGTGTCCTGCAGTTGCAGGATGCGTTTTCCCAGGGGCTCCTGAAGCCAGGCCTCAATGTCGTGCTGGAGGGGCCGAAGAAGGCCGTCAACAACGTGGTGAGTCCAGAGCCGGCCCGGGGGCACTGGCGCTGTGCGTGGGGCCGAGTCGCGCCTGCCGGGGTGTCGGGGCTCAGCGCCCTGTCCGCCGGCCTGGGGAGGGACGACTTCAGGCTTCCCTCCTGACGACTTCAGTGGCTGAATTTCCTAGAATGGCCTGAAACAGTGTTTGGCCGAATTCAAGCGGGACCTGGAGTGGGTGGAGAGGCTCGACGTGACCCTGGGTCCGGTGCCGGAAGCCCCCGGACCGCAGCCAGCGCCTCCGAGCAAGGACCAAGGAGCCCTGAATCCGGAAGACGACTTCCAGCGGGAGATGagtttgtatgtttgttttcaagtgggggaggggcggggggcctTGTGCTGGAGCctcagggagaggggaagggagtcagacgcagaggcagggagagggaatggCAGGCCCCACCGCCCCTGTCTCACTTTGTCTTCCATCTCAGCTAccgccaggcccaggctgcagtGCTCGCCGTGTTACCCCGCCTCCACCAGCTCAAAGTCCCTACCAAGAGGCCCACCGACTACTTTGCCGAAATGGCCAAGTCTGATCAGCAGATGCAAAAGGTAGACAGGGAAGTTTGTCTCTGGAAAGCCAAGGCTTTATCTGTTCTACAGATTGTTTACTTCCAGTCATGCCAGTCACCACCAATTAGATAAATGCAAGACTGGCATTTGGGAAAAGGACTGTAAGAAGTGTGGTCCCCAAGGTAAAGAGGGCCTTTTGCATTTCCTGGAATGGCCATGACGTGCTGTGTATAGAAGACAGCACATCTCTTGTCTTGCCATTACCAGTGAGGAGTGCTGTCACAGATGATGACTTTTCTCTGGGCctgttttctcttctgtgaaacTTAAGTTTGGTAGAACTTGGTTCTCACTTAACTTTGGGAGGGAGAGAATTGCTAACATCTAATCCAAGGTAAACTGAAATAGTTCTTTGGGCTTCATGCTGGATTTTAGGAGCTCTTGTAAGCCAGACACATCTGTACATTCATATGGAATGTGTGCGGTTGATGGAAGAGGCCAGGCACCTTCTTTGTCTGCTGGAGACTTTATCCTGTAGGTGGTGTTAGAGAAGGGCACGGAGGCTGCTCGCTGTTTACCCTCAGTCTGCAGACGGTAGAGAATGCTGGTGTTCTTTCTTGGGCTGCAAGTAGACTGTGTGCTGGAGTAAATGGCATTGACGAGAAGGTAACTTCCAGGCTGGAGTTCCACCGCTGACACTCTTTGGAACCTTGCACACTAAGTGCTTGTCCAGAAAGCGCTCCGTTGGAATAGGTGATTTACATGTTCTGCAGTTGGCAGAACTGGGAACGTGTTTCCTGTTGCTCGGCTTCCTTAGTGGTCACCCCACTTTCACACACATAAACTGACAACGTTTTTTGTTTTAGATTCGACTGAAGCTGCAGACTAAACAGGCTGCCATGGAGAAGTCTGAGAAGGCCAAGCAGCTGCGAGCGCTTCGGAAATACGGGAAGAAGGTGAGAGATACATGGGGACAGGGCGAGGCGGGGTGTTTGTCAGGTCCGATGGCTGTGGTCTGATCGAGTTCCATGCCCTGCATGCTTGATCATGGGCTTCCTGTGTCATGGTGGCGTGTGTGTGCTCGTATTTGTGAGCACAGTCTTACCTCAgccccagggcaggcccaggacTCTGTGACAGCACATGAACCTCTCCTTCACCCTCTGGGCTAAAGCTTCCACATCTATGGAGGAAAGAGTTGGGGGTCAGATCAGTGGTGTCCAACCTGACCTCACAGCAAAACGCCCCGGGGGAATTTTGTTTCTGGGCTTCAGACTCTGGGaatttgtgtgtatgtttctctCATTCCCCCAAAAACTTACCAGGTGATGCTGATCTGTATCTTTGTGATTGATAGGCCTAGACGATTGTCAAGTTCTTGAAGGAATAATACTGTTACCCAGTCTGAGAGACAAAAAATAGCATTTGTGTGAATGACATTCTAATGTCATCCTGAGTTCTAACATAAAACCAGATCAAGCACACCATCAGAGCGtgcttggttttccttttttattttatgggcTCCTAAAGAACACAGGAGTTAAGTGAGGATTGCAGGAAGAAATGAGCATGAGGAAGATCAGCATGAATCTTGGAACTTTGTTGGTGTTTTGGACATGAACACTGTGATGAGGCGTGGACGTTTCCACAATTGGGGTCACTTCCCTGATAGTTTTCAGCACAGAGTAGACTAGAATCTTGTCCCCTGTAAAAGGTTTGTTGTTTCTCTGATCTGGAGGTGAAAGGCTGAGATCATTGCAAAGATCCCAGCAGTCAGTTTAACACATTGTAATTTGTCAAagcaaagaaaatcttttttaaaatttctttatctggaattcagagttacagagagagagagagagagagagagagagagagaaagatttcccatctgctggttcactccccaaatggccacagaggctggggctgggccaggctgaacccaggagcctggagctccacctgagttttgagccatcttctgcagcttttcctaggctattagccaggagctggatcgaaagtggagcagctgggacatgaaccggtgcctgtataggatgctgtgCCAtaactccagccccagctgtttttaATTTGGGGAAACCTTTAGGGCAGAGGTTCTCAACTTGGGGTGATTTAGTGCTTCAGGGAACATTTGTcactggagacatttttggttgtcatacTGGGGAGGGGAGACTGCTACGGGGTTCTACTGGGTGGAGGCCAGGATGCTGCTGAGCAACCTCCAGTTCCCTGAACAGGCCTCTGCCCCGCAGAGAAGTATTCTGTACAGCATGCCAGCAGGGACGCGACCCTGCCTGGAAGTTCACAGTGCCTTCTTCTGTCCTCAAAGCTTTGTTGTTTTTCCTGGGGaggttatttcttttattttgatattgttATGCTTAGTAACATAATTGATGGGAAAAATTGGACATAGATCTAGACATGGTTTGATAGTTTTGTAGGCAGGGTTGCATAATGAGGTAAGAGTGCAAGCTGGGTATGAATCTGGAATCTGAACTTCTTCACTTTGTAACTGGGGCAAGTTACTTAAGTTCTCTGTGCTTCAGTGTaggggatacttttttttttaaagatctattttaggggctggtgctgtggctcacttggttagtcctccacctgcggtgctggcatcccatatgggcactgggttctagtcccggttactcctcttccagtccagctctctgctgtggcccaggagggcagtggaggatggcccaagtgcttgggttgctgcacccgcatcggagaccaggaggaagcacctggctcctggcttcggatcggcatagctccagccgtagtggccatttgaggggtgaaccaatggaaggaagacctttctctctgtctctccctttcactgtctaactcttacctgtcaaataaataaatgaataaaaatttattttatttattttgatagaattacagagagagagaaagagagatgtcttccatccattggttcactctccaaattgccacacggccagaactgggtcaggtggaagccaggagctaggagcttcttctgggtctcccatgtgggtacagaaatccaagcacttgagccatcttcctctgctttcccaggtgcattagcagggagctggatcagaagtagagcagccaggatgtgaactggtgcccatatgggatgctggtgcagcaggtggtggcttaacccactatgccacaatgccggccctggggATAGTAATTTCAGCTTCACTGAATAATTGAGAAGATGAACTAAGAATATACTTAGAATGTAACAGTTATTTTCACATTGTGTTAATGTCATTATGAAAAGAATGGATATTTGTAGTAAAGGTTTGGAAGGGGTCTGAGTGTTTGTGTCTCCATATCACAGGTACAGACAGAGGTTCTTCAAAAGAGGCAGCAGGAGAAGGCACATATGATGAGTGCCATTAAGAAATATCAGAAAGGTCAGTATGTCTCTGCCAAGGATGTCAAGGAACGGGGGTACTGGGAACCACCGTTAATTTTAACACAGAGCTTTAAAGACGTCTCCATGGATCTTTAACTGTTGGACCAAAATTTTGGGAATGGTGTGGGTAGCAAGCTGTGTCTCTTAAAATCATTGTAGTAAGTACCAGCCTCATTCTTTAAGGTTTAAACTTTGCTTCTTTACAAATAATGGTGCTGACCAAAGTACTTTTTCACCCACAGGCTTCTCTGATAAGCTGGATTTCCTTGAAGGAGATCAGAAACCTGTTGCCAAGGGCACACAGGCAGGAGCTAAGGGCCGGCAGATGAAGAAGGGGTAAGAAGTTTGGGCATGGTTCCGTTCTGTGAGTGCCATGGGCCAGCGGTTGATGAGCGTAACTGCAGACCTCCAGCAGGAGCAGCCTCGGTTAAGAGAGTGGCTGTGACCAAGACCTAATGGTCCGTGTGGGGCCCTTTTAGCCATACCAGTCTTTGAAGATTGAAATAAGGTACTTTGTGGTGGGTGTTTGCTGCAGTGGGTAAGGTGCTGCCTGGGACGCTTACATCCCCTACCAGAGCGTCTGGGTGTGAATTCCTACTccccttccaatgcagcttcctaccctgcttcctgctggtgtaaACTCTGGGAGGGAGCATATGATCACTCACTATTCGACTCCCTGCCAACCAGGTTGGAGACcaagaaggaattcctggctcctggctttggcctgatccagtcatggctattgtgggcattttggtagtgaaccagtgaatagatgtcttgctcttgctctgcctttcaagtaaattaaacttaaaaaataaagctctttAAGTATCTGGCACACTTCTAGTGAATGTTGAATCACTGTGATTGTAGCACCCTTGTGGTGGTTTAGAGAAGAGCTGGAGGGgtagctgctgcctgctgctcaTGAGGAGGTAGCTTTGAGCAGGTCACTTGACCTTTCTAAAATACTGCTTATCTGCCAGCAGGAAGACAGAGTAGGTGCCCCACTGCGGTGTGAAGATGAGAAGGGACGATGTTGGCTATCATTGCTCCCTTCTGCATATTTACATGTCAGGCCTTGGAAGGTTGGGCATTTCCATTTAATAAAGTAAATGCTATGACAGAAGCATTTAGGGAGTAGTATGCAAGCACATTTTAGAAGTATCTGACTTAAGGGCTggtgttggcacagcaggttaagctgctgcttgcgatgcccacatcccatgttggattgctggtttgagtcctgggagctccccttccgatccagcttcctgctaatgtaccttggaaggcagcaaaattgcttgggttcctgctgcccacatgggagaccaggatggagttcttggctcctggtctcagcctggcccagacctggctttcctggccatttggggaatgaaccagcagatggaagctctctctccatctctcctctctctctctctgttgctctgtctttgaagtaaataaatcctgaataaaagaaaaaaggaatactTGACACAGAACAGAGATGGCTTCATAAACTTAGCCTGAAGGATGAATAAGAATtaatcaggccggcgctgcggctcactaggctaatcctccgccttgcggtgctggattctgtcctggttgcccctcttccaggccagctctctgctgtggccagggagtgcagtggaggatggcccaagtccttgggccctgcaccccatgggaaaccaggataagtacctggctcctgccatcggatcagcgcggtgcgccggccacggcggccattggcaggtgaaccaacggcaaaggaagacctttctctctgtttctctctctcactgtccactctgcctgttaggaaaaaaaaaaaaaaagaattaggtgggctggcgccgtggctcacttggctaatcctcttcctgtggcgccggcaccctgggttctagtcctgattggggcgcagggtactagtcccagttgctcctcttccagtccagctctgctgtggcccaggaaagcagtggaggatggcccaagtgcttgggtccctgttcccgcatgggagaccaggaggaaacacccagctcctggcttcggatcggcgcagcaccggccatagcggccattaggggagtgaaccaacagaaggaagacctttctctctgtctctcactgtctataattctctctctctctctctctctctctctttctgtctaactctgcctgtcaaaataaataaataaataaataaaaataaaagaattaatcaGGAGAAGAGAAGCTAAGCtggtttggggaggaagaagaatgTGAATGAGCAAAGGCATAGAAGTAgacagcaggtgtgtgtgcatcACTGGGAATACAGTGCAAGGCAAGGAATGGAGAGATGTGGCCGGAGGGCCCTGGGCTGTTatttgactgttgaggagcatGGGTAGCTAGTGGGGAGACACACATGGGCTTTACTCACATTAATGAGCAGGCCATATTGATGTTTTGAAGAAGATTACCATACTACTTATGTGGGTGATGGACTTGAGGGAAGCAGGGAAATTGGTTAGGATATTTTTACAAAAGTCCAGATGAGCAGTGACAATGACTTGAACCTGGTAATGAGGTAGGGAAGGGAAATTCATTGAAGAAATACCTCAGAGCTCAAA contains:
- the EBNA1BP2 gene encoding probable rRNA-processing protein EBP2; amino-acid sequence: MDTPPLSGSDSDSDESLVTDRELQDAFSQGLLKPGLNVVLEGPKKAVNNVNGLKQCLAEFKRDLEWVERLDVTLGPVPEAPGPQPAPPSKDQGALNPEDDFQREMSFYRQAQAAVLAVLPRLHQLKVPTKRPTDYFAEMAKSDQQMQKIRLKLQTKQAAMEKSEKAKQLRALRKYGKKVQTEVLQKRQQEKAHMMSAIKKYQKGFSDKLDFLEGDQKPVAKGTQAGAKGRQMKKGPNAKRRYKNQKFGFGGKKKGSKWNTRESYDDVSSFRAKTAHGKGLKRPGKKGSNKRPGKRTREKMKNRTR